In Candidatus Acidiferrales bacterium, a single genomic region encodes these proteins:
- a CDS encoding DUF4388 domain-containing protein, which translates to MKTGVRILLVEDNPALLDLMRKGMEHLGEVTTANDGADAIRKVSEQQPDLVVADYRMPNVDGAALFEKLRNSEATRQIPLIFVASRKDIEERLQLMAGTVEDYIVKPFFLKDLVSRAKKVVDRIRLEKLQRGATRLGVIQGRLEEMNVIDLCQSLEMGQKSCRLTLRSGGKECSLFFQNGQILDASLDTSRGDDAFYQIVLWNEGEFEIDFSMAPSRQTTTRSTQGLLMEALRLVDEANRGAVQS; encoded by the coding sequence ATGAAAACTGGCGTTCGTATTTTGCTTGTCGAGGACAATCCAGCTCTCCTCGACCTGATGCGCAAAGGCATGGAGCACCTGGGCGAGGTGACCACCGCCAATGACGGTGCCGATGCCATTCGTAAGGTATCTGAACAACAACCTGATCTTGTCGTAGCTGATTATCGCATGCCCAATGTGGATGGGGCGGCTCTCTTTGAAAAGTTGCGCAACTCGGAAGCAACTCGCCAGATTCCGCTCATCTTTGTGGCTAGCCGAAAGGACATCGAGGAGCGCCTGCAATTGATGGCCGGCACTGTCGAAGATTACATCGTCAAACCTTTCTTTTTGAAAGACCTTGTCTCACGCGCCAAGAAGGTAGTAGATCGCATTCGTTTGGAGAAGCTCCAGCGGGGGGCTACGCGCCTGGGTGTCATTCAGGGCCGGCTGGAGGAGATGAACGTCATTGATCTGTGCCAGTCTCTCGAAATGGGACAAAAATCTTGCCGGCTGACCCTTCGCAGTGGTGGAAAAGAGTGCTCGCTTTTTTTTCAGAACGGTCAGATTCTCGATGCTAGCCTTGATACTTCTCGCGGGGATGATGCTTTCTACCAGATTGTTCTTTGGAATGAAGGGGAGTTCGAAATTGATTTTTCCATGGCCCCTTCGCGACAGACTACCACTCGCTCAACCCAGGGCCTTCTTATGGAAGCTCTCCGGCTTGTAGATGAAGCCAACCGTGGCGCCGTCCAAAGTTGA
- the moaC gene encoding cyclic pyranopterin monophosphate synthase MoaC has translation MAKLTHFGKEGSIRMVDVSGKGATRRSARAQAFVQIRPEALARIRRLRLPKGNPLEIARIAGIAAAKRTADLIPLCHPLPLTYIDVEASLCENGIQISTRVTAASKTGVEMEALTAAAVAALTVYDMCKAADPAMTITDLFLVEKTGGRRGHYRRGLGFMKK, from the coding sequence TTGGCAAAGTTGACTCACTTTGGCAAAGAGGGAAGCATCCGCATGGTGGACGTAAGCGGAAAGGGGGCCACGCGGCGCTCGGCCCGAGCCCAGGCTTTTGTTCAGATTCGGCCCGAAGCCCTTGCTCGGATTCGACGCCTGCGTCTGCCCAAAGGCAATCCACTGGAAATCGCCCGCATTGCGGGCATTGCCGCTGCGAAACGTACCGCCGATCTCATTCCTCTGTGTCACCCTTTGCCCTTGACCTACATTGATGTGGAGGCGAGCCTGTGCGAGAATGGGATCCAAATCTCGACCCGGGTGACAGCCGCTTCAAAGACCGGCGTCGAAATGGAGGCGCTGACCGCCGCAGCGGTCGCTGCCCTCACGGTTTATGATATGTGTAAGGCGGCCGACCCTGCCATGACCATCACAGACTTATTCCTCGTCGAGAAAACAGGTGGTCGCCGCGGGCACTATCGGCGGGGCCTTGGGTTCATGAAAAAATGA